In the Gemmatimonadota bacterium genome, one interval contains:
- a CDS encoding cobalamin B12-binding domain-containing protein: MSRPIRVLIAKPGLDGHDRGAKVVAASLRDAGMEVIYTGLHQTPEMISTAAIQEDVDVVGLSILSGAHMTLFPRVRQLLVDAGREDILITGGGIIPKEDMESLRALGIGELFGPGTPTSALVEYIRRWFQAKQPVA; the protein is encoded by the coding sequence ATGTCCCGACCCATTCGCGTCCTGATTGCCAAGCCGGGCCTCGACGGCCACGATCGCGGTGCCAAGGTGGTGGCCGCCTCGCTCCGTGACGCTGGCATGGAAGTGATCTACACCGGACTGCACCAGACGCCGGAGATGATCTCCACCGCTGCCATCCAGGAAGACGTCGACGTGGTGGGACTGTCGATCCTGAGTGGCGCCCACATGACGCTCTTCCCGCGCGTGCGCCAACTGCTCGTCGATGCGGGGCGCGAGGACATCCTGATCACGGGCGGCGGGATCATCCCGAAGGAAGACATGGAGTCGCTGCGCGCGCTCGGCATCGGGGAGCTGTTCGGGCCCGGGACGCCGACGTCGGCGCTGGTGGAGTACATCCGGCGGTGGTTCCAGGCCAAGCAGCCGGTCGCATGA
- a CDS encoding methylmalonyl-CoA mutase, whose protein sequence is MTSTRDLTETVREQQDELDRLRAEVERWRARYEKGEKRELAFVNSDKEVDPVYTLLDVLPGDPLALPLPGDFPYTRGIHPTGYRGRLWTMRQFAGFGTAKETNQRFKFLLEHGQTGLSTAFDFPTLMGYDSDHARSEGEVGKTGVAISSLADMETLFEGIPLDQVSTSMTINGPAVILFCFYVAAAEKQGVRPDQIMGTVQNDILKEYMAQHAWVYPIEPALRLIVDLFEWGATNTPKWNTVSISGYHIREAGATAAQELAFTLANGFTYVERGMARGLDVDAFAPRLSFFFDIHNDFFEEIAKLRAARRIWAKRLKQQYGAKDPRSWMLRFHSQTAGVTLTAQQPMNNVVRVAYQAMAAVLGGTQSLHTNSMDETLALPTEEAVQVALRTQQVLAYETGVPNVSDPLGGSYYVEALTDQLEQAAEAIFAEIESQGGVVKGIEQGWFQRKIAESAMRQQWEIEQHRRLVVGVNEFVTQEPELSIPVLRVGKEADETQRVRLAELRARRDNALVESRLTALREAARSNANMIPYILDCARAYCTLYEIRAAMEEVFGAYREPVFF, encoded by the coding sequence ATGACATCGACGCGCGACCTGACGGAAACGGTACGCGAGCAGCAGGACGAGCTCGATCGCCTGCGCGCCGAGGTAGAACGCTGGCGAGCGCGCTATGAGAAGGGCGAGAAGCGCGAGCTCGCGTTCGTGAACTCGGACAAGGAAGTCGACCCGGTCTATACCCTGCTCGACGTCCTGCCCGGCGACCCCCTGGCGCTCCCGCTGCCGGGCGACTTTCCGTACACGCGTGGCATCCATCCGACCGGCTACCGCGGGCGACTCTGGACGATGCGCCAGTTCGCGGGCTTCGGGACCGCGAAGGAGACCAACCAGCGCTTCAAGTTCCTCCTCGAGCACGGGCAGACGGGGCTCTCCACCGCCTTCGACTTCCCGACGTTGATGGGGTACGACTCCGACCACGCGCGGTCGGAGGGCGAAGTGGGGAAGACCGGGGTCGCGATCTCGTCGCTCGCCGACATGGAGACGCTGTTCGAGGGGATCCCGCTCGACCAGGTCTCGACGTCGATGACGATCAACGGCCCGGCGGTGATCCTCTTCTGCTTCTACGTGGCGGCGGCGGAGAAGCAGGGGGTGCGCCCCGACCAGATCATGGGGACGGTCCAGAACGACATCCTCAAGGAGTACATGGCGCAGCACGCGTGGGTCTATCCCATCGAGCCGGCGTTGCGCCTGATCGTCGACCTGTTCGAGTGGGGCGCCACCAACACCCCCAAGTGGAACACCGTCTCCATCAGCGGCTACCACATCCGTGAGGCGGGGGCGACGGCGGCGCAGGAGCTGGCGTTCACGCTGGCCAACGGCTTCACGTATGTGGAGCGCGGGATGGCGCGCGGGCTGGACGTCGATGCCTTCGCCCCGCGGTTGTCGTTCTTCTTCGACATCCACAACGACTTCTTCGAGGAGATCGCCAAGCTGCGTGCGGCGCGCCGCATCTGGGCCAAGCGCCTCAAGCAGCAGTACGGCGCGAAGGACCCGCGCTCGTGGATGCTGCGCTTCCACAGCCAGACCGCGGGGGTGACGCTCACGGCCCAGCAACCGATGAACAACGTCGTGCGCGTGGCCTACCAGGCCATGGCCGCGGTGCTGGGCGGGACGCAGTCGCTGCACACCAACTCGATGGATGAGACGCTGGCGCTCCCGACCGAGGAGGCGGTGCAGGTGGCGCTGCGCACGCAGCAGGTGCTGGCCTACGAGACGGGCGTGCCTAACGTGAGCGACCCGCTGGGCGGCTCCTACTACGTCGAGGCGTTGACCGACCAGCTGGAGCAGGCGGCGGAGGCGATCTTCGCCGAGATCGAGAGCCAAGGCGGGGTGGTGAAGGGGATCGAGCAGGGGTGGTTCCAGCGCAAGATCGCCGAGAGCGCGATGCGCCAGCAGTGGGAGATCGAGCAGCATCGGCGCCTCGTGGTCGGCGTCAACGAGTTCGTCACCCAGGAACCCGAGCTGTCGATCCCGGTGCTGCGCGTGGGGAAGGAAGCCGACGAGACGCAGCGCGTGCGACTGGCCGAGCTGCGCGCCAGGCGCGACAACGCCCTGGTCGAGTCGCGGCTCACCGCACTGCGCGAGGCTGCGCGATCGAACGCCAACATGATTCCGTACATCCTGGACTGCGCGCGCGCGTACTGCACGCTGTACGAGATTCGCGCCGCGATGGAAGAGGTCTTCGGGGCGTATCGCGAGCCGGTGTTCTTTTGA
- a CDS encoding methyltransferase domain-containing protein yields MSDRGRREDGKTRRRDNGQSGAEGRRGGERRGSISSSRLPVPPSSQEWWASYFDAQYLLEYEPIFTLQKDRQEVARLVDVLQLPVGARILDVPCGQGRHAHLLAEAGYNVDGLDYSAHLLDRAKARGTGKTLRYTRGDMRALPARWSGRFDAVLNLFTSFGFFTDPNDDAAVIREFARVLTPGGVLIWHGGSRDGVMARFLSKDWWMSNDGTMVAHERSFDALSGILSIRSTFRGPKVKGEREHRIRLYTATRLAELCAAAGLIVEQAFDAFSERPLRRRSSEMLLVARKE; encoded by the coding sequence TTGAGCGACCGCGGAAGACGGGAAGACGGGAAGACGAGAAGACGAGATAACGGTCAGTCGGGGGCCGAAGGACGGCGTGGAGGCGAGCGACGCGGTTCCATCTCGTCTTCCCGTCTTCCCGTCCCCCCGTCTTCGCAAGAGTGGTGGGCGTCGTACTTCGATGCGCAGTACCTGCTCGAGTACGAGCCGATCTTCACGTTGCAGAAGGACCGGCAGGAGGTCGCGCGATTGGTGGACGTGTTGCAGCTGCCGGTGGGCGCGCGCATCCTCGACGTGCCATGCGGGCAGGGGCGACACGCGCACCTGCTGGCCGAGGCGGGCTACAACGTGGACGGACTCGACTACTCGGCGCACCTGCTCGACCGTGCCAAGGCTCGAGGGACCGGCAAGACGCTGCGCTACACCCGCGGCGACATGCGCGCGCTTCCGGCGCGCTGGAGCGGGCGCTTCGACGCGGTGCTCAACCTGTTCACCTCGTTTGGCTTCTTCACCGATCCTAACGACGACGCCGCGGTCATCCGGGAGTTCGCGCGGGTGCTCACGCCTGGCGGGGTGCTGATCTGGCACGGAGGGAGCCGCGACGGCGTGATGGCGCGTTTCCTGTCCAAGGACTGGTGGATGTCGAACGATGGAACGATGGTCGCGCACGAACGGTCGTTCGACGCGCTCTCGGGCATCCTCTCCATTCGGTCGACCTTTCGTGGCCCCAAGGTGAAGGGCGAACGCGAGCACCGGATCCGCCTGTACACGGCGACACGACTGGCCGAGTTGTGTGCCGCCGCCGGGTTGATCGTGGAGCAGGCGTTCGACGCGTTCTCGGAGCGCCCGCTGCGGCGCCGGTCGAGCGAGATGCTCCTGGTCGCGCGGAAGGAATGA
- a CDS encoding HlyC/CorC family transporter produces the protein MVTLVAWGTAFLAALVAALCAAADGAMLALDPESSLSPALRALYDRRERTHRAVAFARVMAQLTGGVSVAIALDLAARSRRDALLLGLLAALLLVGLTESLARSTGSVGGERTAARLHGFIRTVERLLQPIAALGGWIDATLHRLLPPPHDADEEREATAEQFMQVVAAEAEVTKEERGLLNSVFRLGETEVHELMVPRVDMVGLDRETPWSEVVDRVRSSEHARIPVYRETIDDVIGILFAKDLLPAILADDVPDDWTTLLRPPVFIPGAKKADAQLRDFQSSGMHIAIVADEFGGTAGLITIEDVLEEIVGDIRDESDEEEPPIERDGGTRFWMSARLTLDEVSEVLGADLRHEQVSTLGGLVYEVLGRVPRAGEQLTLPGFRVVVERVVRRRVQRVYLERLTEAEPAEWTGEDADA, from the coding sequence ATGGTGACGCTCGTCGCCTGGGGGACCGCGTTCCTGGCGGCGCTGGTCGCGGCGCTGTGCGCGGCGGCGGACGGGGCGATGCTCGCCCTCGACCCGGAGTCGTCGCTGTCGCCCGCCTTGCGCGCGCTGTACGACCGCCGCGAACGCACGCACCGGGCGGTGGCGTTCGCGCGCGTGATGGCGCAGCTCACGGGGGGCGTGAGCGTCGCCATCGCCCTCGACCTAGCCGCGCGCTCGCGACGCGACGCGCTGCTGCTCGGGTTGCTGGCCGCGCTCCTTCTCGTGGGTCTCACCGAGTCGCTGGCGCGCAGTACGGGGAGTGTGGGGGGCGAGCGAACGGCGGCCCGCCTCCATGGCTTCATTCGCACCGTTGAGCGGCTGTTGCAGCCGATTGCCGCGCTCGGCGGGTGGATCGACGCGACGTTGCACCGCCTCTTGCCGCCACCGCACGACGCCGACGAGGAACGCGAGGCGACCGCCGAGCAGTTCATGCAGGTCGTGGCGGCGGAGGCGGAGGTCACCAAGGAGGAACGCGGGCTCCTCAACAGCGTCTTTCGCCTGGGCGAGACCGAAGTGCACGAACTCATGGTCCCGCGCGTCGACATGGTGGGGCTCGACCGGGAGACGCCGTGGTCGGAGGTGGTGGACCGCGTGCGCAGCTCGGAGCACGCGCGCATCCCCGTGTACCGCGAGACGATCGACGACGTGATCGGCATCCTCTTCGCCAAGGACCTCCTTCCGGCCATCCTGGCCGACGACGTCCCGGACGACTGGACGACATTGCTGCGCCCTCCCGTCTTCATCCCGGGGGCCAAGAAGGCCGATGCGCAGCTGCGCGACTTCCAGTCGAGTGGCATGCACATCGCCATCGTCGCCGACGAGTTCGGGGGGACGGCGGGGCTCATCACGATCGAGGACGTGCTCGAGGAGATCGTCGGTGACATTCGCGACGAATCGGACGAGGAGGAGCCGCCGATCGAGCGCGACGGTGGCACACGCTTCTGGATGTCGGCACGCCTGACGCTCGACGAGGTGTCGGAGGTGCTGGGCGCCGACCTGCGGCACGAGCAGGTGTCGACGTTAGGCGGGCTGGTATACGAGGTGCTGGGGCGCGTGCCGCGCGCTGGCGAGCAGCTGACGCTGCCGGGCTTTCGCGTGGTGGTCGAGCGCGTGGTGCGCCGTCGCGTGCAACGGGTCTACCTGGAACGCCTGACGGAGGCCGAGCCGGCCGAGTGGACGGGCGAGGACGCGGACGCATGA
- a CDS encoding PhoH family protein, which translates to MPDETITHRLNAEGADPLTLAGVNDVNLVELQRVTGARVAMRGDILTISGGADTVERAVAVATRMIDTARQRGTLDADDVLRMTLDASRDGEEADVRIALPGVRRLIQPKTPGQAAYLKAIAENDIVIGIGPAGTGKTYLAVAAAVDALSRKRVKRIILARPAVEAGESLGFLPGDLQAKVDPYLRPLYDALEDMMPMERMQKALETRVIEIAPLAYMRGRTLNDAFVILDESQNATNAQMKMFLTRLGANSKTVITGDKTQIDLPKREESGLLQIERILSHIDGIAMHYLTDVDVVRHRLVREIIRAYAEDLGA; encoded by the coding sequence GTGCCTGACGAGACGATCACGCACCGCCTCAATGCCGAAGGGGCCGACCCGCTCACGCTGGCCGGCGTCAACGACGTCAACCTCGTGGAGCTGCAACGGGTCACCGGCGCGCGCGTGGCCATGCGCGGGGACATCCTGACCATCAGCGGGGGGGCCGACACGGTGGAGCGTGCCGTCGCGGTCGCCACGCGGATGATCGACACGGCGCGCCAGCGCGGGACGCTCGACGCCGACGACGTGCTGCGCATGACGCTGGATGCGTCGCGCGACGGGGAGGAGGCGGACGTTCGCATCGCCCTGCCCGGCGTGCGCCGCCTCATCCAGCCCAAGACGCCGGGACAGGCGGCGTACCTCAAGGCGATCGCCGAGAACGACATCGTCATCGGGATCGGACCGGCGGGGACGGGGAAGACCTACCTCGCCGTTGCCGCGGCCGTCGACGCCCTCTCGCGCAAGCGGGTCAAGCGCATCATCCTTGCCCGGCCGGCCGTGGAGGCGGGGGAGAGCCTCGGCTTCCTGCCGGGCGACCTGCAGGCCAAGGTCGATCCGTACCTGCGACCGCTGTACGACGCGCTCGAGGACATGATGCCGATGGAGCGCATGCAGAAGGCGCTGGAGACGCGCGTCATCGAGATCGCCCCGCTGGCGTACATGCGCGGGCGCACGCTCAACGACGCCTTCGTCATCCTCGACGAGTCACAGAACGCCACCAACGCGCAGATGAAGATGTTCCTCACGCGCCTGGGAGCGAATTCCAAGACAGTCATCACCGGCGACAAGACGCAGATCGACCTGCCCAAGCGGGAGGAGTCGGGGCTGCTGCAGATCGAACGCATCCTGTCTCACATCGACGGGATCGCGATGCACTACCTGACCGACGTGGACGTGGTGCGGCATCGCCTGGTGCGCGAGATCATCCGGGCGTACGCCGAAGACTTGGGCGCCTGA
- the meaB gene encoding methylmalonyl Co-A mutase-associated GTPase MeaB, which yields MVENQRDGFDALLAALHPRIGRARRIGITGPPGAGKSTLTTRLTRAYREAGLTVGIVAVDPTSPFTGGALLGDRIRMEEVALDPGVFIRSLATRGSLGGLSSSTRVVADVLDAFGFDRILLETVGVGQSELDIARAAESTLVVLVPESGDSIQTLKAGLMEIADLFAVNKADRPGADRVRNDIELMLGMRSGLALTHATAHHGVDLGAINNPGRAARAAATGEQEEHWVPPVLRTVASKGEGIAELIDALDRHFRYLGASGELTRRRRARWREQILEVAEQRLRRRVWGDAGIQAFIEAALPDVEAGTSTPFGIADELLRRGAGILTRTVT from the coding sequence ATGGTCGAGAACCAGCGCGACGGCTTCGACGCGCTGCTCGCCGCGCTGCATCCGCGCATCGGGCGCGCCCGTCGCATCGGGATCACCGGTCCCCCGGGGGCCGGGAAGAGCACGCTCACGACGCGGCTCACGCGCGCCTATCGCGAGGCTGGACTGACGGTCGGGATCGTGGCCGTCGACCCCACGTCGCCCTTCACGGGCGGGGCGCTGCTCGGCGACCGCATTCGCATGGAAGAGGTGGCGCTCGACCCCGGGGTCTTCATCCGATCGCTGGCCACCCGGGGGTCGTTAGGCGGCCTGTCGTCGTCCACGCGCGTCGTGGCCGACGTGCTCGACGCCTTCGGCTTCGATCGCATCCTCCTCGAGACCGTGGGGGTCGGCCAGAGTGAACTCGACATCGCGCGCGCCGCGGAGAGCACGCTGGTGGTCCTGGTCCCCGAATCGGGCGACTCGATCCAGACGCTCAAGGCGGGGCTGATGGAGATCGCCGACCTGTTCGCGGTGAACAAGGCCGACCGTCCCGGGGCCGATCGGGTGCGAAACGACATCGAGCTGATGCTGGGCATGCGCTCGGGGCTCGCGCTCACGCACGCCACCGCGCATCACGGCGTCGACCTGGGCGCGATCAACAACCCCGGGCGTGCGGCACGCGCCGCGGCCACCGGTGAGCAGGAGGAGCACTGGGTGCCGCCGGTCCTGCGGACGGTGGCGTCGAAGGGCGAGGGGATCGCCGAGCTGATCGACGCGCTCGACCGGCACTTCCGCTATCTTGGGGCCAGCGGGGAGTTGACGAGGCGACGTCGCGCGCGGTGGCGGGAGCAGATCCTCGAAGTCGCGGAGCAGCGGCTTCGTCGTCGTGTATGGGGCGACGCGGGCATCCAGGCGTTCATCGAGGCGGCGCTCCCGGACGTCGAGGCAGGAACCAGCACGCCGTTTGGCATCGCCGACGAGCTGTTGCGGCGCGGTGCCGGCATCCTAACGAGGACGGTCACATGA
- the ybeY gene encoding rRNA maturation RNase YbeY, translating into MSSTIGRLPLSRDRVAAIANEVLRGERTRHALLTVTFVSDREMARLNQRHLGHRGTTDIITFQHAAVAPGAPVVGDVYISAAVARQNAADAGCPWREEVARLVVHGVLHTLGWDHPAGEERLRAPMWRRQEQWVARLRRGGAW; encoded by the coding sequence GTGTCGAGCACGATCGGGCGGCTGCCGCTGTCCCGTGACCGGGTGGCGGCGATCGCCAACGAGGTGTTGCGGGGCGAGCGCACGCGTCACGCCTTGCTCACCGTCACCTTCGTGAGCGACCGGGAGATGGCGCGGCTCAACCAGCGCCACCTCGGGCACCGCGGGACGACCGACATCATCACCTTCCAGCACGCGGCCGTGGCCCCCGGGGCGCCGGTGGTGGGAGACGTCTACATCTCCGCAGCGGTGGCACGGCAGAATGCCGCCGACGCCGGCTGCCCGTGGCGCGAGGAAGTGGCGCGGCTGGTCGTGCACGGCGTGCTGCACACGCTTGGATGGGACCACCCCGCGGGTGAGGAGCGGCTGCGCGCCCCGATGTGGCGCCGTCAGGAGCAATGGGTGGCGCGCCTCAGGCGGGGCGGCGCATGGTGA
- a CDS encoding DUF21 domain-containing protein, whose amino-acid sequence MSNASLLIVTIGIVACLTAAATAVRSVSRIWLRHWVERRLSGAQTAALYLERPQRLLLAASTGVAMVVFVAGTFIATAVQGGVLAHARAIVLYALALLLLGQLVPRAVARRWSSVLIPVLLPLLRVAEFVFMPLLLLARTLTGESRRDASEQQHTDAEALEELLREGELEGVGEHTEIAIIEGVVQFGEKTLREVMTPRKDVFALSVATPAIEVARQVAQSRYSRVPMYGESLDDVKGMLHAFSLLEMEGDILPPLRPVTFATDGMPCNDFLFTMIRGRSHLAVVRDDSGATVGIVTLEDLLEELVGDIRDEHDEPVTPAVPLPSPEQPRAPRA is encoded by the coding sequence ATGAGCAACGCCTCGCTCCTGATCGTGACGATCGGCATCGTGGCGTGCCTCACCGCGGCGGCCACCGCGGTGCGCTCGGTGAGCCGCATCTGGCTCCGGCACTGGGTGGAGCGCCGCCTGAGCGGCGCGCAGACGGCCGCACTCTACCTCGAGCGCCCCCAGCGCTTGCTCCTGGCGGCGTCCACCGGGGTGGCGATGGTCGTGTTCGTGGCCGGCACCTTCATCGCCACGGCGGTGCAGGGAGGCGTGCTGGCCCATGCGCGAGCCATCGTGCTCTACGCGCTCGCCTTGCTCCTGCTCGGGCAGCTCGTCCCGCGCGCGGTCGCTCGGCGCTGGTCGAGCGTCCTCATCCCGGTGCTCCTGCCGCTGCTGCGCGTGGCGGAGTTCGTCTTCATGCCGCTCCTGCTGCTCGCCCGGACGCTGACCGGCGAGTCGCGCCGCGATGCGTCGGAACAGCAGCATACCGACGCCGAGGCGCTCGAGGAGTTGCTACGCGAGGGGGAGCTGGAGGGGGTCGGGGAGCACACCGAGATCGCCATCATCGAAGGGGTCGTGCAGTTTGGTGAGAAGACGCTGCGAGAGGTGATGACGCCGCGAAAGGACGTCTTCGCGCTCAGCGTCGCGACGCCGGCGATCGAGGTGGCGCGACAGGTCGCGCAGTCGCGGTACTCGCGCGTCCCGATGTACGGGGAGTCGCTTGACGACGTGAAGGGGATGCTGCACGCCTTCTCCCTGCTCGAGATGGAGGGTGACATCCTGCCGCCCTTGCGCCCGGTGACCTTCGCGACCGACGGGATGCCGTGCAACGACTTCCTCTTCACGATGATTCGCGGGCGATCGCACCTGGCGGTGGTGCGCGACGACAGTGGCGCGACGGTCGGGATCGTGACGCTCGAGGACCTGCTGGAAGAACTCGTGGGTGACATTCGCGACGAGCATGACGAGCCCGTGACGCCGGCCGTGCCGCTCCCGTCTCCTGAACAGCCGCGCGCGCCGCGCGCCTGA